The Vicia villosa cultivar HV-30 ecotype Madison, WI linkage group LG1, Vvil1.0, whole genome shotgun sequence genome includes a region encoding these proteins:
- the LOC131621936 gene encoding GDSL esterase/lipase At1g29670-like: protein MAFETKTLLIFPLLLLAACYMQEFVYGKSQVPCLFIFGDSLSDSGNNNNLRTLSKVNYKPYGIDFPKGPTGRFSNGLTSIDILAQLLGFEDFIPPFANTMGSNILKGVNYASGSAGIRNETGKHLGADIDLGLQLQNHKTIIARISNMLGGVQQASRYLNQCLYYVNIGSNDYINNYFLPQFYSSSRVYNPTQYAQDLIDRLSQSIMTLHNAGARKMMLVGIGPIGCTPNAIATHGSCIQEPNAAALIFSSKLKSLVNRLNMKFTGSKFIFRDSTTDYYTSLKSFRVTNAACCRLVLNSLCALNQTPCGNRNEYMFWDGFHPTSAANKLTALRSYNSTNLDFVYPMNVQQLIQS, encoded by the exons ATGGCTTTTGAAACAAAAACATTGTTGatttttcctcttcttctcttggCTGCATGCTACATGCAAGAATTTGTCTATGGAAAATCCCAAGTGCCTTGTCTTTTTATATTTGGTGACTCTTTATCTGATAGTGGAAACAACAATAATCTTCGTACACTTTCAAAGGTTAATTACAAACCATATGGCATAGACTTTCCAAAAGGACCAACTGGAAGGTTTTCTAATGGACTAACATCAATTGACATACTTG CTCAACTTTTGGGATTTGAGGATTTCATTCCCCCCTTTGCAAATACTATGGGCTCAAATATATTGAAAGGTGTTAACTATGCATCTGGATCTGCTGGAATTCGTAACGAGACGGGCAAACATTtg GGTGCTGATATCGACTTGGGATTACAGTTACAAAATCACAAAACCATAATTGCTCGAATATCAAATATGCTTGGTGGTGTTCAACAAGCTTCACGATATCTAAATCAGTGCTTGTATTATGTGAATATAGGAAGCAAcgattatataaacaattattttcTTCCTCAATTCTATTCATCAAGTCGCGTCTATAACCCTACTCAATACGCTCAAGATCTTATCGACCGATTATCTCAATCTATAATG ACTTTGCATAATGCTGGTGCAAGAAAAATGATGCTAGTTGGTATAGGACCTATAGGTTGCACTCCAAATGCCATTGCTACTCATGGATCATGTATTCAAGAGCCGAATGCTGCTGCATTAATTTTCAGTAGCAAACTTAAATCTCTAGTGAATAGACTCAATATGAAATTCACTGGTTCTAAATTCATTTTTAGAGACAGTACAACAGACTACTATACTAGTTTAAAAA GTTTTAGAGTTACGAATGCTGCTTGCTGTCGATTGGTATTGAATTCGTTGTGTGCTCTTAATCAAACTCCTTGTGGGAATAGAAATGAGTATATGTTTTGGGATGGATTTCACCCGACTTCGGCTGCGAATAAACTTACGGCATTGCGTTCATACAATTCTACAAATCTAGACTTTGTATACCCAATGAATGTTCAACAACTTATTCAGTCATGA